From Malaya genurostris strain Urasoe2022 chromosome 2, Malgen_1.1, whole genome shotgun sequence:
aaaaaaaaaaaaattatacgcaTTCAACATCCAGTTCCGGTTGATTAGCAGAAAAGTTTctattttgatggtttttatacaTAACACTGAGGAAAACGAttaaaatcatttgaaattgTCATTTGAGCTTACTTAAAgactgaatcttcgaacctatacgaacctataagaaacaaaaacaaccaaaacgtagtccgaaacaagaagcatcgatcaggccgagggttcgaaagcttcacaatacgattcttgctggaaatttgaactgcataatcatggacgacgaaacctacctgaaactcgattacaaatccttgccgggaccacaatattatacggtgcgagaagggcaagtgttaaaccagtccgagacatcgattgaagtcgaaaaatttggcaagaaagctatggtctggcaagcaatttgtagttgcggaaagatttcgaaacccttcatcatcactgcttcaatgaacagcgaaatatacatcaaggaatgtttacaaaaacgacttctacccatgattcgaagccacaaggatcctgttgtcttctagccagatcttgcttccagTTTGAGTtccaaaaagattggaaaaaagtgtgaggaacgttcgcaagaaggtgcgccagctagtctacaatggctaagtagcaaatgttgagaataatattctgttgttgtagtctaatattatactgataatatcgaataaaatttgaatatctaacacttgtgaattatttacagcgaaatcaaagtgcgtccatactttctgggacagtctttagtttttaataaaatgactgaaccgatttccacaaactcagactCAGATAGACGGTCACTATAAATTGGTGTTTTGgtgatattgaattttattcggatactacttccggttctggaagtacgtGGTGAAgtgtatttattatttattttttttatatcattttttcatatccggctttaacctaattttagtcCGCCGGGGAagtgtatttgaaattttaagcgacaatgcaaaaaatgttaaatttgttgtaaaacaacatcaaaaaatgtttcctatttttattaaaaatttaatgaaaacaCTTTTGTAGAATTTTTGTAAGAGGATATGAATGATACGAAAAACCATTAGCAGATCACAAGTTGTATTGAAAGGTAtttttcgaaatgcaaaaaatgaTGAATATTTTCGATCTCTTATTAACAGACTGGGAATaactcaaaataattcaatctgCCCAAGCGAAATTTTTTGATGTAGTAAATACCAAGTTATCCTGACTCCATAACAAACATCGACCATCTTTGTCCTCTAAGCAACATGATAAAGATACATAcctaaatcaatcagaatttcaGATCATACGGATTAAAACGATCATGGTTTCATGTCTCAATCCCATGCACGCAAACATTTTATGTCTAACAATCAAGAGACGCCCCGTGGTCATGCGATGAAATTCATCCAACCATATCCAGGCATCCGGGACTAAATGTGTCCTAGCAGGCAAGACGGCATGTTGTGCGTTGTCCTCAACGAAGATGAAGATGAACGAACGGTGCATCAGAAAATGTTTTCATCTCAGTCAAGCGTTTAATTGAAGTGTAAATTAAATTTAGCTGAACTAAATCCCCTCAAGTCATCCTTTTGCTCGAGAACAAGAACTATATTACGTATTTAGGATCGATTATTGCTAAAAAACAATAACATTACTTAATTTGAGACATTGCTGCTTAACTTTTTGGAACTTACCCcgtaaatctatgtttgtgcATGATATGAAAATATATGCAATGGTAATACACTGAGGTCATATTTGCGCggtttttatgtgttttttacgcggcttttttcaggtgtttttttttacacggatttaatGATTTGCAAAGCTTCGCGttattttttacgcggatttctgaagttacgcgaatttccCAAGTTACGAAGTTTTCttaagatctggtgttatctcgatttTTTAAAGTCATCTCTGACACTTTTTTCGATTCTAAGACATTTatcaaagaaaaatttcttcaattttgcagtttttttctacgcggatttccgaagtctcaaattcgattttcataaaaaatttttttttgagatcacCCCAGATCTtggcgtttcatgcatttcagaCATTTagtataaaaaaattcttccattaCCCACAATTAACTAACACTTGTATTGTTGAAAAACCAAGGAAAAACCCTAAGAAAACTAAAGAAGTTgaaataatttcgcttataaTACTCGTTCAAACTTTTTTGGTTTTCATTTGAAcaataaacttagttgtattattacacaaataagatcatagatgaAATGAGTCAATTTATTTCTTGATATCAAGGTAAAACAAGATTCAATCCACAAAGACATGGTCAGTAACATCAACTTAACTTTTGTTGATATATAACAAATAGCTTAAAATTTGGATTTAAATTAAGCAAAGATCATTGTGGATGtttaagggagaaattggttcagAACAAACATATTCTTGTTTGAAATCAACACCAAgttaatttaaaaatctactatctaaatcaaaattaaaaatctaCTGACAGTTTTGCTATTATGAACAAGCTCTATTTCTCTGTGTGCACCCAGACAAATTTTCTCaataaacaaaataaccctAACCAATCGCAGTAATCTTTATTTTGCGCTTTAGTTTTTTTCACGTTCATTTCCGCATAGGCTTGGCTTTCATACGGCTGGCTAACGAGTAAAATGTGGCAGGAAGCCTCGGCGCTACCGAACATACACTTCAAATGAGACAACCGTATCTACCAGGATTTCTACGGTTGATGTGTCTGCCAGCCGTTTGTCATACCGATCGAATCAGCAAAGGTgtaaagatgaaaacgctcggctaactaaggtacaggcgactatgttttaccaaattggatttgacagccgtcactgaatcaattttggtagccgtctggtggccatggctgtccAGGTAGTCAAAAGACCGTGCGGGTTTGTTGATATAGTCGCGGTTTCAAGATTGTGTATCGATATTCGACTTACGTTTTTTGTAAACTCCGTTGAATAGGATTAGTACACGCTCATATTCCTCTCTTTGCCAGGGTAAACTCTCCATCTGTGCAAAAGCGAATGGTTTGGCCTACTCATgatgtgtgcaaagtttcatccaaattgtAGCATTATGTAATCAAGCCTATTCGACTTTTCAGTACAAGCGCTTCTAGAAAACATCGTTCGCATAATAATGTAGTTTCTGATTTCACCACCTTTCTCCTGTTGATTTATGGAATTGTTCATTTgtgcgtttattttttttatttaaaagatattttttattcagacctttttgcgtacaagctttgcgtggccgattgagccgatttttcaaataatttttttttgagttggatctcgttgtcaccctttttctaaggggagaggagcttccatttccctcctgcgaggattgaggggcacttcgttcgtggttcgtctggtcatccattgccgcatcgatggtattgttgtcgatttccgtcttcttttcgttgctagttgctgtagatgcaccttgttgtatatcggttgcaattgctggttggttggagggtaagttattaactgcagccggtgtactttgttctatagaggatactgatggtttcgttgaaagggatgcttcactgttgttggcggctgtcacaggtgtactggggttgcttggggtttgtttgaaggaagcactgttgtcctttggtgtagttgtctccttgtccagtttatcacatggattaccgtagtgaacagctttttggcaatattgacatgtggccatctgattgtcataggtaacaagtgatttgcacggaattcttgtatcttgatcgAAAATCTCATAAgaaggtattttttttttttttttttacaaggtgaaatgcatttacgcacggagtgtgggactctccacaggactacccaactgttgattggaactacccactaaaacaccttggatctccaaccctacctccccggcaccaccgctaggtattacttcggggtggaaggctattggtgctcacagcaccctccccagatttatgcagaatggggatcagcatcctgctctcgaggaatcgaccagttggatgacgaggtcggtccagtgattccggctggagggtaacttccggttcactggcgcctcgacgacccaaaactgatactacgtcgcggaactactcgactagtctccgccaaaagatctagtctacaccgacggagggttccccaacgagggaagtcctcccgaaccgacgcttacggtacgcgtctacgacccgaccgaaaggatgcctaagtcgatccaatgattccggttggagcgtggcttccgattcactggcgctcagacgattctatcggtatcacgcgacgatctacttatctagtccccgacaaaggatctagactactccgacggagatttccccggcgaaggagaatctcccgacaccgagtctcttacaccacacgggacacccgatggagtgccgaggtcggtcccgcgattccggttggagcatggcttccggttcgctggcgcctcgacgactcgaatcggtgttgtggcggctactcgataagacataagaaggtataggcctcttcaagtgtatgcgtaataaacgtacgccatttagaataccggggaaaaaattcttccacttttctttttcgatagagagaatctttccgtattgggacatagttttgcgaatataaaaatcggtgacgcttgagtgaagatcatgcacacgcacttctatagcactatcacccatatatactggaatgttggacttaatgttctcgtgctccacataatgcacattattattgtcttttgcgaattgaattgcatccaactctttataaaactggatgtaaacaacattattcgtcttattgcattgaagtaaatgcacacgtttcatgtcaagatgcatttgctccttaagcaaaccttcaagttctcgtatcgaaggtcgaattttgcactgcctgaagtcaacaacaattgtattctttcgtgtcggcggtagtttttgttcgtttggttcactcatgttggggtcgttctattgttcactacacaatactgtacttggtttcttctgtcacgaacgtaagcggttttgttttatcgactgacttggatgagatgtaaaaccgaactgattttTGCGTTTATATCGGTTTGAACCGAATAGAGCTGAGGGAtgcttaaaattgcataaaaagAAGTTGTTCTTCCATCGTATAGTAACTGATTACGAAAAGCGGCAATACGATAATCCTTAAACAAAGAAAAATCACTTATTGAGCCCTGCTAGCCGGCAAAAAAGGAAAGATAGCGATGGTTACGATAACTTATTCCGAACTAGTTTGCAACAAAAAATACTCAGAGCTTTAGTTGCAAACTGGTTAATGCAATCATAATTGGCTACTCGGGAAGTTATGCCTATATTCGTTATTCGATAACGAAATGTGTTTTTCTCATACagcttttttattttcattgccCTTATTTTGCATATGTTTGTATCAATAAAACGATGCAGTTAATCTCATTCTATGACCCTTTTGATTTGtcaaaagataaatttttaattGATGATACCCAATCAGCAATCAAAcataaatttataacaaaaagcaACAAGTGTTGATATAAATCGTAGTaggtaaaaaataataaaataaaataataataatatagttTAGACATGACATGTTGCTACTATTTGGTTATTAAAGCCTGTCCACGTTAAATTTCGGACACAAAAATAGTAGCAGCAACAAAGATTTACACGTactgaaaaaaaactgattgtTTATTTCAGAATAAAAGGGTTGTATGTGCTTTAGAAACAATTGATTAAGATATTAGTCATTAAAAAAGCCgcataaaaaattctcgaactTTCTGTAATATAATTCTCATTTGGTTCCGTACGGTATCCTCAGATACGCCCGCGAAATCAacggttttgtttgcatttttctTAGTTTCGAAGAGCTTTTAAGAGCCCAGTACTTCACTGTTGGGTGAAGTTTTGGACAGTTTGATAGATTGGCTGTTTTTGGCACGTATTTAATCTCTTGTATACGTTATACCATTTCTGGACGGATATCGCAAAGTGATATTTCAAGCATAAACTAACTCAGACCAAAACAAAGCTGGAAAGTAGTGCTAATGCTAGCAACTGTTTTTATAGACAGTTTTTctcgcacggaaagaccgaaatcggcattttggcgaaaaaattagttgattttctgattttagttagttattttttgagacaactaaaaaaatcttacttttgctattttagatttttgaattctcattccctgaataataataaaatatttgttgaaatgactgtttttagttgtattcaccaattaaacatgctgtcatttcttagctaaggtacatttcatttccattcaattaattttttagttgaattagagaaataaaacgttgttttcaaccaacataaatggttgaattggcttctgcaatttgcagctatatggtgcACTGTCACTGaacaaacgttaacaccgtaatgactactagccactaaatggcacactactgccgaaaagaaTTATTCAGTCGtgtttgtcttttctatattggcaggtataaatacgattttgtgttggagaaaaagacataaacgaaactttctttataaatttttttcttctaaatcactgttttcttcatttgacttcgcgaaatcgactctctcactgaaaactctctctcgaaaaaccaaaaccgaatacaagtagtacaccggaaggCGCAGCCGgtgggaagatacaaaaaacatcatttgacatatacaattagagtgcaacattcgaaactcacttcactgttccacgtaaaaacattattacgcacaatcgcttcaaatgcgcaccaattctgaataaatacactttccactaagagtttaaggcatttttacatatcgttttagaaatttaaatatagatatatcgtaacacacacagataaaaatattttgtaaatttacatcatgtttagagcaggtaattaaacataaatatACTTTACATTTCTGTACGTTTGAATATAATTTTATCGCAAAACTAagtgttaattgaaagatacagttctactaattgaaaattcaatgcaatcgaatttagttttacatcgatgatggttttcaatcaaactttcgattcaacccatgtatatttcatgttactattgatttacatgtcgtgtaaatttcagtatttctttctgtgcatgcggaaaacatcaaaacaatttgcaagcagtttcaaaaaGACTGTCCTTTTAAGCTTTTTGATGTATTGTTTTGCTtcaacacttctcatgagtttttggctaataaacttgttaataaaaccaatttcatttttgatttctttgtgctgtccttcagaaatgatggtgatagaaaaataGAGACAATTTCTGATTTTagtcacaaaattagttgtcaaggagaatttcgtgttggattgaaatattgctggtttgtgtccaggatattcgccaactaaatacattctctaaaaataagagtttttctcAGCAAAGTAAAGTATCAATTTTAACTattttaatagttattttggaaattttgttgttaaaatcaactaattcaaaaacagtaatacgagttaggcgcagagctaatttcggtcgttccgtgcgtaTACATCTTTATTGATAACGCCAGTAGAAACCAAAGTTTTGGATTTTCGACCGCAACTGCTTACGGGCTGCCGCATCACATACTTCTTTGGAAATTTGGACACCTTCTTCATCCGAAAATGCTCGGCAATGGCGTTCCTTCGGATTGCGGTATCAAAAGCCTGGGCCGGGAGCTTGGTGAAAAGCTTCTTTGcagtaaaattttacttttcatcacctttttcactttttacgCCTTCAGTACAACCTTCAATAGAACGTTCATTTTCGGAAGAATACTTTTCGATTTGTTCCACTTTCAACCTTCTGCCCCACAGTCAAGCGCTGGTCAAATGACTCGCAAACACAAAACACGGTAGTTTTAGTATTTTGACAAAATGGCGTATCGATAAGTTCAGATCTTACTACCCTTCGTGTAAAATGCACTTAATTCGACATCATATTACTGATTGTAACAAGAATGTAAACTTGTCAAATCACGAAATAAAGTGGAGAGTTTCAACTGACATATAAGTAAAATGTTTCAGCGATCcgtgaaatatttcaaaatctgaAGTAAAGTATCCGAAATTTACATTAAGTTCCAAGGTGTTTTATAGTTTTTATTACATGTACCACTAGAATACTATGTCAGATAATTCAATTGATCCCCTTTAAAACTGTTAAAGTCTTCGACGAATGTGATTAAAATGTTTGCTGTCATGACAGCAGATCTAAGTTAGAAAAAGTAGGTCACAGTCGGTATGATTACATTTTCCTGAATCTTCCGAACCTTGTTATCGTGTCGCTCGGAGAATATTTTCTCAAGTAATCGAAAAAAAGCTCTGTAAAATGCTAAAATTATATATTTAATATACCATCACAAATACTCAATACACTTTTAGGTTTATTATTTACAGAACGTTACTCTACAGAATTTGGAATGCTTTAAAAAGGTGCCTTCTACAATGATCTAGTATATTAGGTACTTCCTCCCGCCGGTTCATCTGTCGTCAACATTGCAGCCAATCAAATTCTCTATACTGAACCCTTTAGTGTTTCCGAATTTCCGTTTTCGACTCACGTAATCATATCCGACCAGTTTGGTTTCCCCGTAGGTGTCAACTACATTCAATTCGTCATTCTCAGCTGCACTTTTTAAGTTTTCATACTTTCCGCCGATAGCGTCCGGTAGAAAATGGCCTGTATCCTCGAAACTATTCATGTAGAAGCTTTTATGAGACGATTGTTGAGGATCTGGTGAACCACTACTAGCCTTATCAGAATTATCATCATCCTCGCAGCAATCTTCTTCGACATCGTTCAAAGGTTTCGTAGACTCATACTGTTTGGTAGGTTTTCTCTCCGTCGGTGAATAATGGCCATTGCGAATGGAGTACGTTTCGGTTCGTTTCTGCTCATGGTCGTAATCTTTTCCCATAGATTTGAAATCATCATCACTTTCTACATCAATTTTGTCGTCATTGGATAGTTCCAGATCATATGCATTGGCATTGTCCCCAGTTCCGATGACTAACGGGGAGGGTTCATTTCGGTTTACACACACCGGATACCGGTCATTGTGAATGTTCATAGGAACGTTATTGTTGGTTTTAGTGAAGTAACCACTCATACTATCTCTAATAATTGAACtactgttgttgttattgttattgcacTGTAAGCTATTCACATTGTCTTCGTAAGACCCGCTGGGACCACTACCGTCACTGTTGTACccatgaaaaaacttattcatcGCACTTGAAATCTTCAAACTGTCCACATTTCGTTGAAGGAACTCACTATTCTCCATCACGGCCGCGTTCAAATCATCCATTTTCCCTCCGAACAAATTTAGTTTGCTCTCCAGTATGAAGTCGCTTCGAGATGGAACCGGCAGACCATCACCGAACGCGGCCATATTGGCATGCGGtggaaactgcatcggtatcaCCGGAACCGGTTTCCGTATCCAGAACGGAGCGAATGGATTGAACACCGCCGGGAAGTTCATACCCGGCGGAATCGTGGTGCGTTTGTAGCGTTTTCGCCGGCGGAGAAAGCTCCCGTTGTCGAACATGTCCTCCGCTAGTGGATCCAACGTCCAAAAGTTACCCTTGCCAGGATTGCCCGGCTCGCGAGGTATTTTAATGAAGCAATCGTTCAGGCTGAGATTGTGCCGGATGGAATTCTGCCAGGCGGGAAATTTTTCCTTGTAGTATGGGAATCTGGAAAGAAACGATTTTGATTATTTCCTTTCATCGACGGTTTAGTAATTATTTCAATCTATGGACAAATTTTGTAGAATTTATTTCGGTGACTGATAGAAATTGTGTTACATGGACCTGACTTCACTGCGTTTGTATAGCTATGCTATATGGAAAAGGCAACCATTTCAATTTCAAGCGAAAAATAATAAATGGATAACTACGAAAGACAATAAAAACAAAGAtttaaaatcagtgaaaaatgaCTTTAGAATCGAATATGCATTGTTTGTTTTACGTTTCACAtttagctcatcagtgcattagcagattatgttggatTGCTAATACCACTtcgcgaatcaacataattcgctAAGCGTTTACGTCAGTGTAACTACAACGCACatttttgcaccgaagtgcaaagTGAATATAGATTTACGATTTGATGGCCGCAAACATGTCCACTTCAGCACAAACCTGTACCAACGGGGTCTCAAAACCTAAATGATTAATGTGTCTTAGTTTTAGCGAACTTTGCTTGaacttttttctgtcatttggAATTTATTATATGAGCGTTTATTTTTCTTGCCGAATAATGTATCAATGAGCTACATTTCAGTTCATATTTGCATGATTACTCAAATTCCTATTAAAACATGTCTTGATCGCACCTGAGAAGCACCAAGAATTTGAATGCAAAATGTATTTAATTCTCAAAATTTCTCTAGTGAAAGTAGGACTAAAGTTTCATTGtagtcgattcatgattattttatttatttctagacAATCATGATTGTTTTTATTCTGAATATAATTAAGGGCTTATGTTCAGTTGAAACACAACTATAACGTGAGTTTAACGAATGTTcggagtttttctttcacttaacAACTGACTTGAACACCACGAAGTTGAAGTCGTATTCAATTTCTTTACCACTTCGGACAATGATCGAATTACTGTTGCCTATATAAATCGTGAAAACTTCGATATAGGAACTATTGGAAAAGTTGGAAACCGAAATTTCGAACAGTATGTGAAATTCGAGGATTTTGAATAGAAAAAAGCGGCATAAAAAACTAGCTACTTTTATAACATATGCTTTAatatgtttgtttatttcctaatAAAAGCATTGAAAAGCACttgaaacaaatgtttttatccgacatattttttcgggttttttttttattaaaataagtATTAATAAAAGATTCCTTTTTCTCAAACTTGCATTCGCATTTGTGATAGTTAGTTATTACAATATTAATGTAAAATCATTTCTACgctcgattactgatgactcggcaattaATGATTCAATCCCGATCGCTTTTGCCgagttaacaacaaaatttgttataattgacagttaccaaatttaggattgccgagattatgcattttgccgagatgattaccgagAAATCGACTGTGCAAATTTCGGTCATTTTTCATAGAGAATCAGCAATAacatttaagtgtgtaggataTCTGTTTCTAACCGAGCTGTAAGCAATCTCAGTTATTCGaagtgaatagtcatatatttTTGAAAGAAGTGAAATGTTGGAGCGATTGAGGcatatatagaaaggctatgcaatcactgtgtaaAATCGACTTTTCAATTGACCGGAGAGCCGGatgttgtataccattcgattcagtgagtgaatttctgtgtgtgtgtgtgacaaatgttGTCAATctataagccgattttcacaaactaaaattcaaatgaaaggtttcatagtCCTTTACACAGTTCccaagtttcatttggatccaacttcctgtTCTGTAATTACAGTGTGAAATgtgccaaaaaagtgaaaataatgttattcaattttctcgaaaatggctaAGCCGGATTGAAATGGTAGGTCTTACGGTCTCAGTTCCCAAATTTCAGTTTGATCTGATTTccggtgatatgcataaaaaatgataataatgTCAGTCACTTTTCTCCAAGATGACTCAACGGATTTTTACCATTTGCGATTCATCTGAAAATCTTCTAATTTgtgctcaaaactgttccaatttttaggtcatgttagtttatggccatacgaactgtTCTTCGTTATGCTGGACGCGTCATTTATTTCAAATCGCCATTCAAATCGTACGCGCAGAAAATTTGGACATTATTTAAAAATTGAGCCTAGAACTGTTTCAGTTTGTAGTTCATATTATCTGATGGTTGAATGATCTGAATTTCACTATACCGGGAtccagttttcggttccggaaataccggtcaaaatctttaaaatggAGCTCATTTCACTTTCTCATAtatgattcaatcgattttcattagcttaaatccaaatgtagtagtattatacaaaagaaatcttcaaaactggtttctaaacttttttaatttgtagtaTGTTGATGAATCTTGCTGTAAT
This genomic window contains:
- the LOC131430972 gene encoding forkhead box protein I1c-like, which translates into the protein MHSSGSPLSSPSPLDLRPVLGGPAIPAMHHSHESIHRVQSPGNAANSTNQQHNHHPRQHHNQHLQSIVNGNTSSINSTTISGNITGSSSNDNNSHHDEGDGTDGTTGSTSNGTGSTKTSRAQALVKPPYSYIALITMAILQSPQKKLTLSGICDFIMNRFPYYKEKFPAWQNSIRHNLSLNDCFIKIPREPGNPGKGNFWTLDPLAEDMFDNGSFLRRRKRYKRTTIPPGMNFPAVFNPFAPFWIRKPVPVIPMQFPPHANMAAFGDGLPVPSRSDFILESKLNLFGGKMDDLNAAVMENSEFLQRNVDSLKISSAMNKFFHGYNSDGSGPSGSYEDNVNSLQCNNNNNNSSSIIRDSMSGYFTKTNNNVPMNIHNDRYPVCVNRNEPSPLVIGTGDNANAYDLELSNDDKIDVESDDDFKSMGKDYDHEQKRTETYSIRNGHYSPTERKPTKQYESTKPLNDVEEDCCEDDDNSDKASSGSPDPQQSSHKSFYMNSFEDTGHFLPDAIGGKYENLKSAAENDELNVVDTYGETKLVGYDYVSRKRKFGNTKGFSIENLIGCNVDDR